In Streptomyces sp. NBC_00483, a single window of DNA contains:
- a CDS encoding VOC family protein, protein MTSIKKVQITFDCAEPVRVARFWCEVLGYVMPPGADEDEAWSACADPQGEGPRFFFQRVPEGKVVKNRVHVDVRAGAGLVGDERLAVLEAEAERLYKLGATHVLTQRADEENESCITLQDIEGNEFCLD, encoded by the coding sequence ATGACATCGATCAAGAAGGTCCAGATCACCTTCGACTGCGCGGAGCCCGTGCGGGTCGCCCGTTTCTGGTGCGAGGTACTCGGATACGTCATGCCGCCCGGGGCCGACGAGGACGAGGCGTGGTCCGCCTGCGCCGACCCCCAGGGCGAGGGGCCCCGCTTCTTCTTCCAGCGCGTTCCGGAGGGGAAGGTCGTCAAGAACCGGGTGCACGTCGACGTGCGGGCCGGGGCCGGCCTCGTCGGCGACGAGCGGCTCGCGGTGCTCGAAGCCGAGGCCGAGCGCCTGTACAAGCTCGGCGCGACGCACGTCCTGACGCAGCGCGCCGACGAGGAGAACGAGTCCTGCATCACGCTGCAGGACATCGAGGGCAACGAGTTCTGCCTCGACTGA
- a CDS encoding acyl-CoA synthetase, protein MEYNLADLFESVVDVVPDREALVYVDHPGTGAERRLTYAQLDAAANRVAHHLIAAGIRPGEHVGLHLYNGIEYLQTALGCVKARAVPVNVNYRYVEEELAYLYQDADLVALVFDTEFTPRVAAALPRAEKLRHLVRVGAPEADAPPLKAVDFEEATAQSSPERGFAPRSPDDQFIIYTGGTTGMPKGVMWRQEDLFFAGLGGGAPTGEPVSRPEELAERVAAGGDGITFFPTPPLMHGTSTLTAFIGFNFGQRVVIHRKFAPEEVLRTIEKEKVTSVSLVGDAMLRPLIDALKGPLKGTDCSSMFSVSSSGAIMSDTVRAQFQELVPNTMLLNNFGSSESGFNGTATAGSGAGAGFHVQVNSRTQVVDPITYEPVAVGEVGRIAQRGHVPLGYYNDPAKTAETFFQKGDERWVLLGDMATVDEQGIVTVLGRGSQCINTGGEKVYPEEVEQALKSHPDIYDALVAGVPDEKWGNHVAAVVQLMAGADPLTLDTVQTHCRSHLAGYKIPRQLVVTDTIQRSPSGKADYRWARSVAAEGNA, encoded by the coding sequence GTGGAGTACAACCTTGCCGACCTGTTCGAGTCGGTCGTCGACGTGGTCCCCGACCGCGAGGCGCTCGTCTACGTGGATCATCCCGGTACGGGTGCGGAGCGCCGGCTCACGTACGCCCAGCTGGACGCGGCGGCCAACCGGGTCGCACACCACCTGATCGCGGCCGGGATACGCCCCGGCGAGCACGTGGGCCTGCACCTCTACAACGGCATCGAGTACCTGCAGACGGCGCTCGGCTGCGTCAAGGCGCGGGCCGTCCCGGTGAACGTGAACTACCGGTACGTGGAGGAGGAGTTGGCCTACCTCTACCAGGACGCGGATCTCGTGGCCCTCGTCTTCGACACGGAGTTCACACCGCGTGTGGCGGCGGCGCTGCCGCGCGCCGAGAAGCTGCGCCACCTGGTGCGGGTGGGCGCCCCCGAGGCGGACGCGCCGCCGCTGAAGGCGGTGGACTTCGAGGAGGCGACCGCGCAGTCCTCCCCCGAACGCGGCTTCGCGCCGCGCTCCCCCGACGACCAGTTCATCATCTACACCGGCGGCACCACGGGCATGCCGAAGGGTGTGATGTGGCGCCAGGAGGACCTGTTCTTCGCGGGCCTCGGCGGCGGGGCACCCACGGGCGAACCGGTGTCACGACCCGAGGAGCTGGCCGAGCGCGTGGCGGCGGGCGGCGACGGCATCACCTTCTTCCCCACTCCCCCGCTGATGCACGGCACGTCCACCCTCACGGCCTTCATCGGCTTCAACTTCGGTCAACGCGTCGTCATCCACCGCAAGTTCGCCCCTGAGGAGGTGCTGCGCACCATCGAGAAGGAGAAGGTGACGAGCGTGTCCCTGGTGGGCGACGCGATGCTGCGCCCGCTCATCGACGCGCTGAAGGGGCCGCTGAAGGGCACGGACTGTTCGTCGATGTTCAGTGTCTCGTCCTCGGGCGCGATCATGTCGGACACGGTGCGCGCCCAGTTCCAGGAGCTGGTGCCGAACACCATGCTGCTCAACAACTTCGGCTCGTCCGAGTCCGGCTTCAACGGCACGGCGACGGCCGGATCGGGCGCGGGCGCCGGCTTCCACGTCCAGGTCAACTCCCGTACGCAGGTGGTGGACCCGATCACGTACGAGCCGGTCGCGGTCGGCGAGGTGGGGCGGATCGCGCAGCGCGGGCACGTACCGCTCGGCTACTACAACGACCCCGCGAAGACCGCCGAGACGTTCTTCCAGAAGGGCGACGAGCGCTGGGTACTGCTCGGTGACATGGCGACGGTCGACGAGCAGGGCATCGTCACGGTCCTCGGGCGCGGCTCGCAGTGCATCAACACGGGCGGCGAGAAGGTGTACCCGGAGGAGGTCGAGCAGGCACTCAAGTCCCACCCGGACATCTACGACGCGCTGGTGGCCGGCGTGCCGGACGAGAAGTGGGGCAACCATGTGGCGGCCGTCGTCCAACTCATGGCCGGGGCGGACCCGCTGACCCTGGACACCGTCCAGACGCACTGCCGCAGCCACCTCGCCGGTTACAAGATCCCCCGCCAGCTGGTGGTGACGGACACCATCCAGCGCTCGCCGAGCGGCAAGGCGGACTACCGGTGGGCGCGGTCGGTGGCGGCGGAGGGGAACGCGTAG
- the paaK gene encoding phenylacetate--CoA ligase PaaK, with product MASMATDWRDEGERLGADELRALQLERLRSTLHRVYERVPFYREAFDKAGVRPEDCRTLADLGRFPFTTKADLRDNYPFGMFAVEQSEVRRLHASSGTTGLPTVVGYTEADLSMWSDMVARAIRAAGGRPGHKVHVAYGYGLFTGGLGAHYGAERLGCTVIPASGGMTSRQVRLILDLKPEIIMVTPSYMLTLLDEFERQGVDPRTSSLKIGIFGAEPWTEEMRREIEERAGIDAVDIYGLSEVMGPGVAQEAVETKDGLHIWEDQFYPEIVDPITGEVLPEGEHGELVFTSLTKQAMPVVRYRTRDLTRLLPGTARPAFRRMEKITGRSDDMVILRGVNLFPTQVEEIVLRTPGVAPHFQLRLTREGRMDALTVRAEARPDATSQEREAAARAIAAGMKDGVGVSVAVEIVEPESLERSVGKIRRIVDERKS from the coding sequence ATGGCGTCGATGGCGACGGACTGGCGGGACGAGGGCGAGCGGCTCGGCGCGGACGAGCTGCGCGCGCTGCAGCTGGAGCGGCTGCGCTCGACGCTGCACCGGGTGTACGAGCGGGTGCCGTTCTACCGGGAGGCGTTCGACAAGGCGGGGGTGCGGCCCGAGGACTGCCGCACGTTGGCGGACCTGGGGCGCTTCCCGTTCACGACCAAGGCGGACCTGCGGGACAACTATCCCTTCGGGATGTTCGCCGTGGAGCAGAGCGAGGTGCGGCGGCTGCACGCGTCGAGCGGCACGACGGGGCTGCCCACGGTCGTCGGGTACACCGAGGCCGATCTGTCGATGTGGTCGGACATGGTGGCGCGGGCGATCCGCGCGGCGGGCGGCAGGCCGGGGCACAAGGTCCATGTGGCGTACGGATACGGCCTGTTCACCGGCGGGCTCGGCGCGCACTACGGGGCGGAGCGGCTCGGGTGCACGGTGATTCCGGCGTCCGGTGGCATGACGTCGCGCCAGGTGCGGCTGATCCTGGACCTGAAGCCCGAGATCATCATGGTGACGCCCTCGTACATGCTCACGCTCCTCGACGAGTTCGAGCGCCAGGGCGTCGATCCGCGCACCAGCTCTCTGAAGATCGGGATCTTCGGCGCGGAGCCGTGGACCGAGGAGATGCGGCGCGAGATCGAGGAGCGGGCGGGGATCGACGCGGTCGACATCTACGGTCTGTCGGAGGTCATGGGCCCTGGCGTGGCTCAAGAAGCCGTGGAGACCAAGGACGGGCTGCACATCTGGGAGGACCAGTTCTACCCGGAGATCGTCGACCCGATCACGGGTGAGGTGCTGCCGGAGGGCGAGCACGGCGAACTGGTCTTCACCTCGCTGACCAAGCAGGCGATGCCGGTGGTCCGGTACCGGACGCGGGACCTGACGCGGCTGCTGCCGGGGACGGCGCGGCCGGCGTTCCGGCGCATGGAGAAGATCACCGGGCGCAGTGACGACATGGTGATCCTGCGGGGCGTGAACCTGTTTCCCACGCAGGTCGAGGAGATCGTGCTGCGCACACCCGGCGTCGCCCCGCACTTCCAGCTCCGCCTCACTCGCGAGGGCCGCATGGACGCGCTCACCGTGCGCGCCGAGGCCCGGCCCGACGCGACGTCTCAGGAGCGGGAGGCTGCGGCGCGCGCCATCGCGGCCGGGATGAAGGACGGGGTGGGGGTGTCGGTGGCCGTGGAGATCGTGGAGCCGGAGTCGCTCGAGCGGTCGGTGGGGAAGATCAGGCGGATCGTGGACGAGCGGAAGTCCTGA
- a CDS encoding GNAT family N-acetyltransferase: MNHATVRDLFDQQMRREAGPDEPGARVERVGAVVRHVGPAAGWNGVLWSSLDEDSADAAIAEQVDFFGELGRSFEWKTYAHDRPSDLPDRLKAAGFVPEEPETLLVAETAALPVDTAPPEGIRLLPVTDEEQVELVERVHEQAFDSGRSVIGHQLRTQLAQDPDTVPAVVALHGDEPVSAARMELHPGTAFASLWGGGTVPEWRGRGIYRSLVAFRVRIAAERGFAYVQVDATPYSRPILERLGFVALGTTTPYVWEPPATR, from the coding sequence ATGAATCACGCAACGGTCAGAGACCTGTTCGATCAGCAGATGCGGCGCGAGGCGGGGCCCGACGAGCCCGGGGCGCGGGTCGAGCGCGTCGGCGCCGTCGTGCGCCATGTCGGCCCGGCGGCGGGGTGGAACGGGGTGCTGTGGTCGAGCCTCGACGAGGATTCCGCCGACGCGGCGATCGCCGAACAGGTCGACTTCTTCGGCGAGTTGGGCCGGAGTTTCGAGTGGAAGACGTACGCGCACGACCGCCCCTCCGACCTTCCCGACCGGCTCAAGGCCGCCGGGTTCGTACCGGAGGAGCCGGAGACGCTGCTCGTCGCGGAGACGGCCGCGCTGCCTGTCGACACCGCGCCGCCCGAAGGGATCCGGCTGCTCCCGGTCACCGATGAGGAGCAGGTCGAGCTGGTGGAGCGGGTGCACGAGCAGGCCTTCGACTCCGGCCGCTCGGTCATCGGCCACCAGCTTCGGACCCAACTGGCCCAGGACCCGGACACGGTCCCCGCGGTCGTGGCGCTGCACGGCGACGAGCCGGTGAGCGCCGCCCGCATGGAGCTGCATCCGGGGACGGCCTTCGCGAGCCTGTGGGGCGGCGGCACGGTGCCCGAGTGGCGTGGTCGCGGGATCTACCGCTCGCTCGTCGCGTTCCGCGTCCGCATCGCCGCCGAGCGCGGATTCGCGTACGTCCAGGTGGACGCGACGCCGTACAGCCGGCCGATCCTGGAGCGCCTGGGGTTCGTGGCGCTCGGGACCACCACGCCGTACGTCTGGGAGCCCCCGGCCACCCGCTGA